One genomic segment of Helianthus annuus cultivar XRQ/B chromosome 14, HanXRQr2.0-SUNRISE, whole genome shotgun sequence includes these proteins:
- the LOC110909031 gene encoding protein MID1-COMPLEMENTING ACTIVITY 1: MASAWEHFGEIASVAQLTGLDAGKLIGLIVQAASTARMHKKNCRQFAMHLKLIGNLLQQLKISELKRYPETREPLEQLEDALRRSYILVNSCQDRSYLYLLANGWNIVYQFRKAQNEIDRYLKIIPLITLVDNARVRERLENIEMDQREYTLDDEDRKVQDVIMKPVPSESDTDVLKKKLSCTYPHLPFNKAIQKETEKLHVELELSQANLDVGQCEVIQHLIDVTEVVASKKDEPNKSSKKMEPIYSDITTYTENHNRSNSSVTTSTKDLLSTRGSRRDEVWHSDLLGCCSEPLMCIKTVLFPCGAVSKLATVATGRHTTSAEACNELMAYSLILSCCCYTCCIRRKLRNTLNITGGWCDDFLSHFMCCCCALVQELREVEIRGNYGEKSRMSPPPFQYMEPISE, translated from the exons ATGGCATCAGCATGGGAGCATTTTGGCGAAATTGCAAGTGTAGCCCAGTTAACCGGGCTAGACGCAGGGAAATTAATAGGGCTAATCGTGCAAGCGGCCAGTACAGCCCGAATGCACAAGAAAAACTGCAGGCAATTTGCTATGCATTTAAAATTAATCGGAAATCTCTTACAACAACTTAAGATTTCAGAACTTAAAAGGTATCCCGAAACACGTGAACCATTGGAGCAGCTCGAGGATGCACTCAGAAGGTCTTATATTTTGGTCAACAGCTGTCAAGACCGAAGTTATCTATACTTGCTTGCTAACGGCTGGAACATCGTTTACCAGTTCCGAAAAGCCCAAAATGAAATCGATAGATATTTGAAGATCATCCCTCTCATTACTCTAGTCGATAATGCTCGGGTCAGG GAAAGATTGGAAAATATTGAAATGGACCAACGAGAGTACACGCTAGACGACGAAGATAGAAAGGTGCAAGATGTGATAATGAAGCCGGTGCCATCAGAGAGTGATACCGACGTTTTAAAGAAAAAACTTTCCTGTACCTACCCGCACTTGCCGTTCAATAAAGCCATCCAGAAAGAAACCGAAAAACTTCATGTGGAATTAGAGCTTTCACAGGCTAATTTAGATGTAGGGCAATGTGAAGTAATCCAACATCTGATTGACGTTACGGAAGTCGTTGCTTCAAAGAAGGATGAACCAAACAAAAGTTCCAAGAAGATGGAGCCTATCTATTCGGATATTACAACCTATACAGAAAATCACAACAG AAGCAATTCTTCGGTTACTACAAGTACAAAAGATTTACTCTCTACTAGAGGATCACGCCGAGATGAAGTATGGCATTCGGATCTACTTGGTTGTTGCTCAGAGCCATTAATGT GCATAAAAACCGTCTTATTTCCTTGTGGTGCAGTTTCAAAACTTGCTACTGTGGCAACAGGCCGGCACACGA CTTCTGCAGAGGCCTGCAATGAGCTCATGGCTTATTCTCTTATTTTATCATGTTGTTGCTATACTTGCTGTATCAGAAGGAAGCTTCGAAACACTTTGAATATTACG GGAGGGTGGTGTGATGACTTTCTTTCTCATTTTATGTGCTGCTGTTGTGCTCTTGTACAAGAACTCCGAGAAGTTGAGATTAGAGGAAATTACG GTGAGAAGTCTAGAATGAGCCCACCACCTTTTCAATACATGGAACCTATAAGTGAATAG
- the LOC110909030 gene encoding la-related protein 1C → MAATNVQSGDVSPNFQPAVTSVTSPWSQVVRGGAGESESVSPVTVTSPVRERGGDGCADWSPSKVVVEVSSGEDLGTDGQVDGFKKPVWNNRFSNGVVEVVSPVMGAAWPALGESTKPTLKSSSSESLKALSDGSLPPALQVTGSSSPSHKQANANSLNPTSTPNHVAPSRQRSMKRSGGNSSANVSANGVVDQPVPPTSQDSVVEPPVNTSGKPGNAGEQPSPRDHAHKESQKGGFGSQSHSGDDHHRPRGSYRRGNGGSYHHNYGGKRDHDRGNSEWNQHSRSFNNRDAHLQPQRGFSRGYIRPSVHTSAPFIPPPMHVPVPPFGNNMMYPDVASSLMYVPPQAMPFGAPIQPQVYYAGHDPLLYANIVNQIDFYFSNENLVRDTYLRRNMDEQGWVSVGLIAGFKKVSYLTDNVQLILDAMRTSTVVEVQGDKIRRRNDWMKWIMPAPGQYSIPSSPQTNHEALVSQVQGLALHSPTSTNQAHTVDTYLSRSSSEDFTGGENASQQARFDNATAA, encoded by the exons ATGGCTGCCACAAACGTTCAATCTGGTGACGTTAGCCCTAATTTTCAGCCAGCGGTTACGTCGGTTACGTCGCCGTGGAGTCAGGTTGTTCGCGGTGGCGCCGGTGAGTCAGAATCGGTTTCTCCGGTGACGGTTACGTCGCCGGTGAGGGAACGTGGTGGTGATGGTTGTGCCGATTGGTCGCCGTCtaaggtggtggtggaggtgagtTCTGGTGAGGATTTGGGGACAGATGGTCAGGTTGATGGTTTTAAGAAGCCTGTGTGGAATAATAGGTTTTCTAATGGAGTTGTGGAGGTGGTTAGTCCGGTTATGGGTGCGGCTTGGCCTGCGCTCGGTGAGTCGACTAAACCGACGCTTAAGTCGTCTTCTTCCGAGTCGTTAAAAGCGCTTTCTGATGGTTCATTGCCCCCTGCATTACAG GTTACAGGGAGTTCTTCTCCGTCACATAAACAGGCAAATGCAAATAGTTTGAATCCTACTTCAACTCCAAACCATGTGGCACCATCAAGGCAGAGGTCTATGAAGCGCAGTGGCGGTAATTCTAGTGCAAACGTATCGGCTAACGGGGTGGTTGATCAGCCGGTGCCTCCAACCAGCCAGGATTCAGTAGTTGAACCGCCGGTTAATACGTCTGGGAAGCCGGGAAATGCTGGTGAACAGCCTTCTCCGAGAGACCATGCGCATAAAGAGTCACAAAAAGGAGGGTTTGGGTCACAATCTCACAGTGGTGATGACCACCATCGTCCAAGGGGTTCGTATAGAAGAGGGAATGGCGGTTCTTATCATCATAACTATGGAGGGAAACGTGATCATGATCGTGGGAACTCGGAATGGAATCAACACAGTAGAAGCTTTAATAACAGAGATGCACATTTGCAACCTCAGAGAGGTTTCTCGAGGGGTTATATACGACCCTCTGTACATACTTCTGCACCATTTATTCCTCCACCAATGCATGTGCCGGTACCACCTTTTGGCAACAACATGATGTACCCTG ACGTGGCATCTTCTCTAATGTATGTTCCTCCACAAGCAATGCCTTTTGGTGCACCAATACAGCCTCAAGTGTACTATGCTGGCCATGATCCTCTGTTGTATGCTAATATAGTGAACCAAATTGATTTCTATTTCAG TAATGAGAACTTGGTCAGAGATACCTACTTGAGGCGGAACATGGATGAACAGGGTTGGGTTTCTGTTGGCTTAATAGCTGGTTTCAAAAAA GTTTCGTATTTGACGGATAATGTCCAGCTAATTTTAGATGCTATGCGAACTTCAACTGTTGTGGAAGTGCAG GGTGACAAAATACGGAGGCGAAATGATTGGATGAAATGGATAATGCCTGCACCTGGTCAATACTCAATTCCATCAAGCCCTCAGACCAATCACGAAGCGTTGGTGTCACAGGTTCAGGGTCTTGCACTGCACTCGCCAACTTCAACAAATCAGGCTCATACCGTTGATACTTACCTTAGCAGGTCAAGTTCTGAGGATTTCACTGGAGGCGAGAACGCTAGTCAACAGGCTCGTTTTGACAATGCAACTGCGGCTTGA